Below is a window of Nitrospirota bacterium DNA.
CAGACGGAGCTTTCCGTCATAGATGCTTCCGCTGTAGTTTGGAAAGGCCCCACGCTCCTCAGCGAGGGCTGCTGATGCAGCTTTACCTTCTCTTTGTATAAAACTCATAACCTCCGCTGCGAGTTTTATTGCATCATCTGAATTATAGGGGGTTCCGAGTTGTATAAGCATATCCGCCCATCCCATAACTCCAAGGCCAATCTTCCTGTTTGCCTTTGTCATCTCCTCTATCTTTTTAAGAGGGTATTTGTTTACATCTATGACATTGTCGAGGAAATGGACAGACTTCCAGGTAATGTCCCTGAGTTTATCCCAGTCTATTTCCTGACCGCTGACCGCTGACTGCTGACTGCTGACTGGTTTCACCATCTTTGCCAGATTTATAGAGCCGAGATTGCAGCTCTCGTATGGCAAAAGGGGCTGCTCTCCGCAGGGGTTAGTGCTTTCTATTTCTCCAATTTTCGGTGTGGGGTTACTGTGGTTAACCCTGTCAAGAAACACAATACCAGGTTCACCATTTCTCCATGCGTGATTGACTATGAGATCAAAGGCCTCTTTTGCCCTGAGCTTATTAATAACCTGCTTTGTTCTCGGGTTTATAAGTTCATACTCCCTGCCTTCTGATAGGGCCTTCATAAACTCTTCGGTCAGGCCCACGGATATATTAAAATTATTGAGTTTTGTATTTTCATCTTTGCAGGTGATGAAGCTCAGAATGTCTGGATGGCTAACCCTGAGCAGCCCCATGTTAGCGCCACGCCTTGTCCCACCCTGTTTTACTGCCTCGGTTGCTGTATCAAAGACTGTCATGAAGGATATAGGCCCGGATGAGATGCCTTTTGTAGAGCCGACAACATCTCCATTTGGTCTTAACTTTGAAAAACTGAACCCCGTGCCTCCACCTGACTTATGTATCATGGCTGCGTTCTTTACCGCATCAAAGATGGACTCCATAGAGTCCTCCACTGGCAAGACAAAACAGGCAGAGAGCTGACCGAGCCGCCGACCTGCATTCATAAGGGTGGGGCTATTTGGAAGAAAAAATAAGGAAGTCATAATCGAATAAAATTCATCTTCACGCCTTGATACCTCTACAGTGGATTTCCCATAATTGAGGTCAGCAGATGCAACAGTCCTTGCTATTCTCCTGAAAAGCTCCTCTGGTGTCTCAACAACCTTGCCCTCCTCATTTTTCTTGAGATACCTTTTCTCAAGAACCTTTAATGCATTGCCTGTAAGATTAGAACCAGAAACTTTTAAAGACTCCATAATCCCCCCTTTTTTTAAAATGATTTATTAAAAATTTGCTCCTGATGTTTTTTATATTCGAAGTTCATTTATCCCCTATTTAGAACTTTTGCAAATTTAACCACAATATATTGTAGCTGTCAAGGAAAAAATTTGATTTTTTGAAGTCGTTGATTTTTAAAATGTTTTGCAGTGGAAAGCAGGTGGAAGAAATGTGGATTATTCCGGAATCCCTTGATACGGCATGACACTACAAGAAAATGTAAAGAAGTGTTAGGGACAGGAGATTAGGTAGGAAGGGCTGGTGAAAAATTTTTATAGACGCCTTGATAAATGAGAAGTAGTGCGTTGAGTTTCTTGACATGGTTTTAAAATAGATGTTATTCTTTCTAATCTTCTGGGGCTGTAGCTCAGTTGGGAGAGCGTCCCGATTGCATCGGGAAGGTCAGAAAAGGTCAGAAGTTGACAAAACAATCATGTATTATATGTATATAATCAGAAGCAAGAAAGATAGTTCATTCTATATAGGACAGTGTCAAAATCTTTCACAACGATTATTAAAACATAACAATGGATATACAAATTCAACAAAAGCAAAGAAACCCTGGGATTTGGTATATCATGAAGAGTATCAAACTCGAAGCGAAGCCGTAAGAAGAGAAAGAGAGATAAAAAAGCAAAAAAGCCATAAATATATAGAGGAATTGATCTTTAAGTTTTCAAAACCTAATATCATGGGGCTGTAGCTCAGTTGGGAGAGCGCTTGAATGGCATTCAAGAGGTCAGGGGTTCGATCCCCCTCAGCTCCACCATTGGGAGAGCGGTCGCATCGACAGGTCGTCCCGATTGCATCGGGATCAGCTCCACCATCTTAAGGAGAAGCCAATGATGGCAAGATTGCTTATCGTAGCGGCTACCCTGGCGCTCGGCGCCTGCGCCTTTTCCGTCCCGCCGCAGAGCCGCGAGGAGTTCCGTGCCACTGTTTTGCGTGGTGAAGGGCCGTGGCGGGTCGAAAGCTTCGTCGTAGACCGGAGCTTCGAACAGGTCGTGGACCATCTCAGCAGAAAAACCGACAAGTGCTTCAACGTGGTTGTCACAAAGCATGTCATGACAGGGATGAGCATGTCGTCCGGCTACACTAAGTACAATTCATTCATCCGGGTCGTCCGCAACGATCAAGCCGAGCTCACCGTGCAGAAGATTGACGCGCCTCGAACCATTGGCCCGACCATGCCCGAGGGCGGGTTTTACCTGATGGGTGCCGATATATCTGCCGTCTCGCCCGGCAAGACCCGCATCGAGCTGTATCGGCCGACCATTCACATTCCTGGAGTCGGTGGATTCGGTGGCATGGGGGATGCCGTCCATGACTGGTCCCGCGGCAAGGACACAGCCTGCCCCAAGCTTCCCTGATTTCTTATCATCTATTCTCCGTAAATCCGCTTCATTTCAGCAGTATATTCAACCCCTTTTTCATAAATATAAAAGGCCGGTTCAACTTTAAGCCATGGCCCTGCGCCTTTTACAGCCTCGATAAGAACCATCCTGGCCTCCGCGCCATGCCTTGAATGGATATATCTCATCCTCTTTGGCTCAAGCTGTGCTTTCTGTAAAAGCCCTATAAGCTCTATAAGCCTGAAGGGATGATAGATTATAAAAAATTTGCCGCTATTTTTAAGGAGATATGAAGCCACGCTTATAAGCTCACTGAGGTTAATCTTTAATTCGTGTCTTGCTACTGCCCTTTCCTCTGCAGGGCTCAGAAGGCCTGTAGCTGGCTTTCTGAAAGGAGGGTTTGAGAATGCAATATCGAACTCTCCAGAAGAAAACGTTTCAGGAAGACGCTTTATGTCTTCCCTGACAATCTCGATCCTGTTTTCAAGGCCATTGAGGCTGACATTCCTTTTTGCAAGTCCGGCCAGAGTTTTTTGAATTTCAACTGCAGTGATATTTATATCCTTGAACCTCTTTGCGAGGAGAATGGATATAATTCCCGAACCTGCGCCTAATTCTATGCCTTTATTAAAACGCTTGAGCGTTATAAAGTCCTCAAGCAGAAGGGCATCAACACTGAAACGGTAACCTTTCCTGCGCTGAAAAATTTTTACATCCCTGATGCTGTCGAGGGTCTCATCCTGTCTAAAAGAAATCGCCGCCTCTCTCAATTATAAAATCATGCACCTTTGAAAAGATATTAAACCACAGATTATCAGCACCCTCCACAATCGCAGCCCCTATCAGGAAATCCGAAGCCCCTTGCTCACTGATGCAATATCTGACCTTTGCCCTGAAGGCTATCTCCCTGTCAAGGGACTTTGGCGCCGAGATTACACAATCAATGGTGGAATCAATTTCAGCAGCAACAGGGCTTTTCACCTTGATTCCTTTACGGCTGAAATCAAGCAGCACTGTAGGCATAAAATCACGGAGTCCGATCCTGGTCTTCAGTGATATATACTTCTGATAAATTTCAGGGACCGCATATCTCGGCTCCCTGCGGCTGTCCTGAATATTTACCTCCGCTGATATTTCTCTGCTGTTTAACTTTTGTAACAGTGTCAGCAGGTAACTCATATTATCGATCATGTAATCTGCACCAGCAAGAAACTCCTTCCCCCTGTAGCCATAAGTCACTGCCACTGTCTTTATACCTGCTTTTTTCCCTGCCTCTATATCAAGGTTGCTATCACCTGCAATCAGGGCTTCATCCTTATCAATGCCGAGGTCCCCAAGGATCTTGATAATTGGAGCAGGAGAAGGCTTTTTCTCCGGCACGCTGTCGCTACCAAGGATTATATCAAAAAAATCTGCAAGGCCAAGACCATCGAGGACTGCTTTAGACAGGGCCTCCCTCTTATTGGAAATAACAGCCTTTCTGTAATCCCCGAGTTTTGAGAGGGTCTCTTTTACCCCTGGATATGCCCTTGTATTATCGAGGAGATGGGCTGAATATTGCTCAAGAAACCTTTTTACTATTTCATCCCTCATCCCGGATTTTTCTTCAGGGATAAGGCCTTCTATGAGTTTTGTTATGCCAGAGCCCACCTTTTCCTTTATCTCTGCAGTGCTGAAGGGGCCGATGTTAAGAGGCGCCACTGCATAATTCAGGGCATCTGTTATGTCCTGAATTGAATCCACAAGTGTGCCATCAAGGTCAAAGATAAGTAATTTAATCATTGAAGATCGAGCGCCTTTAAAAAATTATAACATACCACTCTTGTCCAAAATAAATTTTCTTGGACAGCATATGGCAATGTAGAAAGGGGAGCATAATAAGTGCCGTGCGTAAGTTGTCATTCCCCGACTCGATCGGGGAATCCAGTATTTAGGGAATTTTCTCCTGCGGGTTCAAGTTTGTTGAACCCGAACATTTTGTGACTCAACTGTAATTTCCTTACTGATGGCATAATGTGATTTATTTTGGCTCTTTCTCATATTGAGTGTGTAGAATTTTCCCTCTCCCCTTGTGGGAGAGGGTTATGGTGAGGGGTAAAATAAAAGGATGAACACTAATCTTGGTGGAATTACTAAGCGCCTGCGAAAGAGGCCAACAGACGCAGAAGGAAAGTTATGGAAACGATTGAGAGACAGGCAATTGGAGGCTCTTAAATTCACACGACAACAGCCAATGGGACATTATGTATTATATTTCGTCTGCTATGAAAGAGGCATAGTAATTGAAATAGACGGTGGCCAACATGCAATGCAAAAAGAGAAAGATGAAGAAAGGGAGAGGGGATAAAAGAAACAGATTTACCCACTTGAAATGAGAAAGAACCAAAAAAACTTTCCCATCGACAAAACAATTTATTGACAAACAATGGCTTGTCGGCTGAGGGTAGCTCTTGCAAGTAAACCTCTTATGCTACCTTGTTCAGAGGCAACCTGTAGGCGATTGCGAACAGTTCTGTGCTGGCGAAATTTTTTTGTCAGCAGATATGCATCTCTTATATCAGCAGGGGCTGCATCATATTTGCCTTTTTTTGAAAGCAGGGGGATGCCAGGAAGTGGCAGAAAGGGCAGGAAGTGAGCAGAATCAACTCCGATCTCAATTGCCAGATCCAAAGCACGCTGTCTCATCTCTATTTTTTCTCCGGGTATACCGATAATAAATGATGCTATCGAGAAAATACCATAATCTCTCATAAGGCTGAATGCTTTTTTGTAAGACTCTATCGATATAGGTTTATTTATTATTTTTGACATCTCAGGTTCAAGGGTTTCCACCCCTACCGAAATCCGAAGAATGCGTGCTGATGCCATCATTGGAATTAACTCAGGATATGAAATAAGATCATCTGCCCTTGCCGATGCCATAATAAATGCTGGAAGAGCGATTCTTTTTAATTTTTTACAAATTTCAATCACCCGGTGGGGACTGGCAGCAAAATTATCATCGGCAAAATGAATAATCCATGCATTATATTCATTGACAAGTCGTTTTACCTCAGCTACCACACGGTCTGGAGAATATGGTCTCCAGACCTGTCCATAAAATCGGGTGGTTTCACAAAAACCGCAGTTGTGGGGACAGCCACGGCTTGTTTCCATAAGATGAACTCCATTTGATGGAAATGGCATCAGATCGCGAGCAGGAGGATGTAAGGAATCGAGAGGACGTATCAATTGCTGTTTAGAGCCTACAACTATTTTCTTTCCATTTAGGCAAGCTATCCCGGGAGTTCCCGGATGGATTCCATCTGATAAAATCCGTTGCAGCGTTAATTCGCCCTCACCAATAACAACCGCATGAACGCCTGCCTTAAGAAGATGAGTATATGCCATAGATGCTCCATGACCGCCGGCAATAATGAGAGTATCTTTTAAGGCTTGAGAAAATTTACCTTTATCTTTCTTTATACGTTGAATCAGCAATCCTGTTGGTTCAACAGATGTCAGGCCCATAACAGTTATTCCAAGAATATTCGGTTTATGAAAATAAATGGTCTGGATAGCTTCGTCAATTGAAAGATTGGTTGCATCAAATATGGCAACGTCCGCCCGATCACGAATTGCAGCCCCCAACACGCCTAAACTGAATGTGCCGAAGTTGAAATTTGATTTCTCAGGTGGTTTTACTAATAAGACTTTCTTCCTCATATAATCTTGATACCCCGGGCAGAAATGATAATAGACGTTCCGGTTCTCTTTTTCTCAGTTGGCCAACTAACCATATAGCAACTCTCGCATCTGTCAGCGAATATGCACAATGTATATCGAGAGGCTCCCCTTTCCCGGGACCGAACAATTCAGCGCATGAAAAACATGGCCCACCGCAAAGTGGAGCAGCCCAGCAATCACGGCAGGCAATGCGCTCATCATATGGCTTGCCTGCTCCTGAACGAAATTTATAAACCGCTTCATTGTCAAGTCCTGAACGAAGATTCCCCAGAACATAATCTTTAATCCCGATAAAACGGAAGCAGGGATATACCGTCCCATCCTGTCCAACTCCATAAAAAGACCTCCCCGCACCGCAGGGGACGCGAAGATTGTTATAACCCATTACGCGGCAAACCCGTTCTGCAAAGCGGACAAGGACAGGAATCTTTTTCCCCTTTTTTTGCAAAAAACGACGTGCGTATCCTTGAACAAATTCTCTGTACAACTCAATATCAGAAGAATCAGGCAGTATGGACATCTTATGATGTACGACTGGAACCATCTCAATGCGGTTTACTCCCATATTCTCAATTTCATCAAAAACTTTTTGTGGATCAGCGCCTTTGCATAAAACCGCAGTAACACTTAATCTGTCCTGCATCTGTTTTGCCAATTTTTTAATAACCGGTTTGATGCGATTATAAGTTCCACAGTTACCCGGAGTGACTCTCCAGGAATCATGGATAGACCTTGGGCCGTCAAAACTGATCTTGAGATGCCAGCCTGAGGATATTAACCACTCGCTAACTTCATTATCAATAAGAGTCCCATTGGTCGTGATGAAAACTTCAGGGTATCGAGATCGACTATCGGTGCAAATCTTTTTTATTCGCTCATCGGCCATTTTGAGTAAGGGGAAAGCAAGGAGGGGCTCACCGCTTCCAAATCGCAGCGAGGTGTTTCTGGTTATCTTTCCGTGAGGAAAAATAAAATCCAGGGCAGACCCCATCGTTTCTATGTCCATTGGTTGACGTTTGGGCTGGGAGGCATCCTCAGCACAGTAACGACAGGCAAGATTACAACTTCCTGATACATCAAGGGCAAGTGACTGTACGCTCCACGTTCCTTGAGGAAGGAACGGTGGAGAAACATCACCTGGGTTAAAGCCATCAGGCGGATTCCTATCAATATGCCATTCTCTGTGGTTCATCAACGATGTCTCAATCCTTTTTCATAAAACAAAATTCAGACTATGCCTGCCAATGCCAGCAGTGCTTCTGGATTTGATCGGAAATGCTGATAAATTGAGGTTGCTACTTCGCAGTTTTTACGAATAATTTCACATTCTTCATCACCGCAGACAGAATTAATCGCATAACATCCTCCTCCGCAAAGGGGCAAAGCGCTGCAGGAAAGACATTCAGTACGATTGCGGTGACTTTCTCTCCATTTTTCCCCTTTACGGAGCCAGATAGCTGGATCATCGTCAATGTGTCCCAATTCTATTTCGTTTCTGTTAATCAGAACACATGGCAGTACAATACCTTCAGGAGTAATGCCGAATATAGTATAGCCTGCCCCACAAAATGAATAGCGTTTTTCACCCTTTAATAACTGTAATACCCGACTTGAAAAACGATCATCTTTTGGCGTGCGTCCGGCTTTTAAATCGGATATAACGAGCTTACCTATTTCCTCAAGTTCACGTAAATAATTTTGTTTCTCAAAATCGTTCAGTGCATATGGCGTGCCCGTTTGTACCCGTGCGATTTGTGCCTTAACAGCATCTACTGGAAGGTTATATAAATACGTAACGGCTTGCATAAGGCTCCAGCCTGAGCGAACAACGGCAGAACCGCGAACCCAGCAGTGAGTTTTGGAACGAAGACCTTCGAGAAATCGTAAAACACTTGCATGAGTCGGTTTACCATCAGTTGTCCGCCGACATTCATCGTGAATAGTCTCTGGCCCGTCAATACTAAGGATAACCTGAAAACGACCTTTTTCCAGAAGCTCATAAACAGATGAATCCGCTACGACACCATTTGTTGTGACGGCGAAACGGAAACGGCCGGGGCTTTTTTCTCCTGCTCGTTTTACCATTGCCTCAAGTGCAGGAAGATTGTCCAAAGGCTCTCCGCCGTAAAGGTGAAGGCATATTGTCTCAACATGAGTTAAACCACTATCTAATGAATCTACAACCCGAACTGCCAGTTCAGGAGACATCTGTTTACACTTTGCAGATAAACCGTGCTGACGAACAAAGCAGTACGAGCAGTGTAGGTTACACTCCCAGGTAGTAGCTACGAGAATTTCAGATAGATAATGAGATTTATCATGCAATACCGCATGGTCCCCCGTTTGCACAGAGCAGCTCATCAGCTAAAGCTGATATTTGCGCCTCTATACCTTTAACAGCTGCTAAAATCATTTTAATTTCTTTCCGAATCTCAATGGTTATCTTTTTACCAAGAGCTTTTGCCGGATCGCTCATCAGCAATTTTCTGAATGCTGGATCGGTTAAGGCTCGTAGAATGAGCTCCTTTTGGCGTTTTTTAAACGACTGTCTTTTCTTCTCCTCCATGCTTTAACCCTCCTTTTTAGTTTTTGTTAAATTTAAGGGGATTATTTTCAAGAAAACTTCCCCTTTATAATTTAATAGAAACAATACTTATAAAACCTTACTATGTCAATTATTTTTTCTGCGTTACCTCCATGAGCCATTTTAAATAATCTTCTGATCCCTCCACAATTGGCATAGCGATAATCTCAGGGACTGTATAGCTGTGAAGCTCTTTCACCTTCTTTGAAAGGGATGCAAATAGATGCCTTTGTGTTTTAACAACCATCAAGACCTCTGCCTCGTCCTCAATCTTACCCTGCCACCTGTAGATTGACCTGATATTTCTAACAATGTTCACACATCCTGCAAGGTGGGCATCAACAAGGCCACGGGCAATCTTCGCAGCTTCCTCTTCGGAGCCTGCAGTTATAAATACAACTATTTCATCCACTTTTTATAACTCCTCCTCCAGAAAATGCTTTTTTTATAAATCTAAAAAGGCTATAATTAGTTTGCTGTAATCTTAAAAAAAGATTATCAAAAAATCCTGAGAAAGTCACCTATAATTTTTGTGTGACATTGTAAGAGGAGGTTAATGATGAGAAGGGGGAGGAAGGTTTTTGTTTTTTTGCCAGCGCTGATTGCCTTACTTTCATTAAACGTTTGCGCCCAGCAGGGGGATATACCCATTGGCGACTCACCTCAGGTCGGCCCCTCTGATGCAGCAGTCACTATTGTTGAATTTACAGATTATCGCTGACCTTACTGTGCGAGGGTCGGTCAGACTCTCGAAAGCCTTCTCACAGAATACAGAGACAGCGTTCGCCTAATTGTAAAACATATGCCGCTCAAAGGCTCTGAATTAATTTCAATGGCTGCTTTAGAGGCAGCAAGGCAGGGGAAATTCTATGACATGGACAGATTGCTCCGCAAAAACTTCCCACGACACAGCATGAAAGACCTTATTGGTTATGCTCAACAGCTCGGATTGGATATAGAGACATTCAAGGAAAATCTCAACAATGGGACCCATCGTCCTCAGATAGAGACTGATATGGCGCTTGCACAGAGTCTTGGAGTGAGGGGCACTCCCACCTTCTTTATTAATGGCCGCAGAGTTGTTGGATCTCAACCATATGAGGTGTTCAAGAAGGTAATAGATGCGGAGCTGGCAAGGAGACGGTAAGGAAACTAAAGAGTTATTTTCCCGAGAACCACTCTTTTCTCAGCTCCTGTTGCACCGGGTATGTTACCTGCCCTTCCTGAAAGGGTTTCATTTGCAAGGACTGCAAAGCTCAATGCCTCTTTAGCCTGAGAGGGGATTCCATATTTCTCAATCGGATTGATTTCTGTGGGACTCAAAAGCCCGGATAAAAGCTTTACAAGAAATCTGTTTTTGCTCCCGCCGCCGCAGAGGATTATCTCATCGACTTTGAATTTCGGGAATACAAAATCTCTATAGCCCTTCTGTATTGATAAGGCTGTAAAGTTTGTAAGGGTTGCTAATATATTTTCAGGCTCAGCATCTTTATATCTCTCTATAATATTCGCAACCAGCGACTTTCCAAAAGTCTCCCTCCCAGTTGATTTTGGGGGTAATTTTTTAAAATAGGCATGGCCAAGCAGCTCATCAAGCAGTTTGTTTATAACCACTCCTTTTTCTGCCTGCATACCGTCTCTGTCAAAAGAAATTTCCCCCTCAGTGAAAATCCTGACAGCCTCATTTATCAGGCTTACCCCGGGGCCTGTGTCAAAGGCGATTACATCGTCAATCTTATCAGTCACAACAGTGATATTTGCAATTCCTCCTATGTTGTTTACGACCCTGACCTTCCCTTCCTTCCTGAACATTATATAATCAGTCAGGGGGACAAGGGGTGCTCCATGTCCACCTGCTGCCATGTCTCTCGTTCTGAAATCGGATATGACCATTATACCCGTCCTCTCTGCAATTACCGAGGCCTCGCCTATCTGCAGTGTAGAGCCGGCCTTTCCATCCTCTGGAGGTATGTGATAAATCGTCTGGCCGTGAGAGGCAATGGCATCTATGTCCCCTGAGCTTAAGCCTGCCTTTTTAATACAGATAAGGGCTGCCTTTGCGAATACCTCGCCCAGTTCAAAGTTAAGCCGGCATATGTCCTCTGTTGTCCCTGAAAATGCCTTTGATATTTTTGCCCTCAGGGTATCATCAAAGGGATACTGGAAGTGATAAACAAACTTTATCTCTATCTCCTGACCACGGGCTCTTATCTCTGCAATCGTTGCATCAACACCGTCATGCGCTGTGCCTGACATGAGGCCCAAGAGGAGGCGGGAAGTTTTTTTTGAGATCTCAAGAAGGCGCTTCATTTAACCCCAGTACTGCAATTGAACCACAGAGAACACAGAGATAAGAATAACCACTGAGGCACAGAGACACAGAGAATTTTTAAAACATATCTTCACTTTTTATCCCTCAGTGCCTCTGTGTCTCTGTGGTTTATATTATACTTCTCTGTGGTTTTCTAAATGCATTATTCGGATTAAGAAATACGCTTCCTGTCTACTTTTATATCAATCTGCTTCTTTATGCTTTCGATGTAGGCCTTCACGACTATACCCCGCTTTGCTGAAAAAAGGGCCTCGGCTAACGGGCCATTATCCGTTTTCAGTGCATCAAGGATTTTTCTCTCGTCAGGCGACAGCTCTGCCACCTCTCCGATAAGCCTGTGCATCTTAAGGAGAAGCATCTCCCTGCTCTTGGCCTTTTCATACATCTCAGGTGTAAGGCGGTTCAAGCGAAGCGTATTGAGATAAACGTTTCTATCAAAAACTCCATTTTTCTGGAAGGCTGGCTCTGCCATTACTGCCTCGTGCAGCTCGTCCTCTGTGACTTCTATCCCTGCTTTATCGGCAACAATCATGAGCACCCTCTCGTCTATCATCTCATCGAGGACTTTGTCCTTCAAATTAAGCTTCTTTATCTCTTCTTCATTCTTATACATCTGCCTGTAATACGCCTCGACCCTGTCATAAGTCCTCCAGTATTCCTCTGTGGTTATTTTCTCCTTACCTACAACAGCCACAACTTCTTTCGAAGAGTCGTCTATGGTTCCAACCCCCCATAAGACAAAAGAGATGATCACAAGCCAGAGTATGACACTGAAAAATTTAATATGTTTCCGCATTATCTCAAGCATGTAATAATATAGCCTAAAGGCCTTTCAGAGAGCAAGCCTTTGGTAATACCTACAAATAGCGCAGAGATCTCAAGTCCTGGTAGGACAGGCGTCTCGCCTGTCCCTGTGGGTGAAATCTTTAGACAAGCGAGCCGCTTGTCCTACTGAGGTTTACCTAAATAATTTCAATTTCTAAATCGGGATTTGGGACAGGCCGCCTCGATTGACCTGCATTAAAAAAGCGGTTAGAATAAAAAACTACTTGAACTGCCAGGTCCTGTCAGACTCGTCTGATTCGCCGAGGCGAAAAAGAGATAAAATAATCCGTTTTTATAAATCCTGCAGGGTCATTGTCCATATCATTATATTATAGTGGTCTGCTACGGTCTTCAGTCTCTTTAGATACCTCTGGTCTTTATCTGGATTCTCCATGATAAGCACTACTCCAGCTTTACGATTGGTTTTTATACCATAATACAGTGCCTGCCCTATGGATTCTGCCCATTTGTTGCCGAAATCAAATTCTACTGCCACCTCTGGCAGCAGGCAGTCTACACGGGTGCCGTCATCAAGCACATATTCCAATATGCCACCTTGCTTTTCACACCATGCCTTTTGATAGTCTTTTTCCTTATATAAATGTCCTGCCGAAGCGATAGATACAGTGAAAAGGAATAATGCCAAAACGCGTACCAGTTTCTTCATTATCTTCTCTTGGATTTAGAGCCTTTAGTCTTTGGTCTTGAGGGCTTTGAGGAATGTTTTGAAGCCTT
It encodes the following:
- a CDS encoding anhydro-N-acetylmuramic acid kinase, coding for MKRLLEISKKTSRLLLGLMSGTAHDGVDATIAEIRARGQEIEIKFVYHFQYPFDDTLRAKISKAFSGTTEDICRLNFELGEVFAKAALICIKKAGLSSGDIDAIASHGQTIYHIPPEDGKAGSTLQIGEASVIAERTGIMVISDFRTRDMAAGGHGAPLVPLTDYIMFRKEGKVRVVNNIGGIANITVVTDKIDDVIAFDTGPGVSLINEAVRIFTEGEISFDRDGMQAEKGVVINKLLDELLGHAYFKKLPPKSTGRETFGKSLVANIIERYKDAEPENILATLTNFTALSIQKGYRDFVFPKFKVDEIILCGGGSKNRFLVKLLSGLLSPTEINPIEKYGIPSQAKEALSFAVLANETLSGRAGNIPGATGAEKRVVLGKITL